DNA sequence from the Candidatus Cloacimonadota bacterium genome:
CTTGATTTATCAGAACTGGAATGCTGTTATGGTGCTAAGTGTACAACAGAAGAAGATAAGCGTGACTCTCGAGAAACTATGCAGGCAATAAATGATATCGGTAAGTGCATGCGTAATGCGGGAACATATTTATGGGGATATGCATGGCAGCATAAGCCTTATGAAGACAAGTGTAGATACGTCGATAAGATAATTGAAAATATGAGAATAGGCTTGAATCTGTCTGAGACTATGGATTATGAAAAAATGCTGGAAACTATTTCCGATATGGTAGAATTGCCAATGTGGTTCTTAAAGAAGCAAGAACCAACGGATCAAGATTACTATGATAAGGAAGCTGATGAAGCATGGGCAGAGAAGCTTGTAGACCAGGTTCTTAGCGGAGAACGCGAATGGGTTATACAAAGCAGTAATTTTAGCAAGGTAATATTCTGGTGATTAAGTAAAATGATAGCGTAGGTTTTCCTAAATAATGGTTTAGCGGATAGGCTAAATGGGTAGAATTGATATAGGTAGCAAGTGAGGAGGTATGGTTATAATGAAGAGACATTATGTGGACAAGTGGTGTACAAAAGAAGATATGGAAGCTGAAATCATGCAGGAAAGATGCCAAAATGATCTTGATGAGTTTTTGGCAAAAATTGATGCTGCAGTACAAACAAATAGACATGAAGAAGTATTATTGCGAGCTATGATTCGTTTGGTACCTAATTTGGTGGATATATTGCTAATGGATCCTAAAGTTGCGGAACATTATTCAAGTTGGTAGATATTATCTATGAGTGCATTAGGCAAGATATCGCCCTATGGTCCTGATAATCCACACCCCCTGTCACAGATGAAAGCGGAGCTGGTCTGGGAGGGTAAGTACGACGAGTACGGCAACCGCAGGGCAGTCCGGTTGCCGTCTACGCCCCTGCCCTTGCAGCGGATCGAGACCATAGACGAGCCGCGCGACCGCAGCACCGCGCAGCGCCTTCCCTTCGACGAGACCAGCGCCCACTGCGATGACTTCCGGAACATGCTCATCTGGGGTGACAACAAGCTGGCGATGGCCGCCCTGTTAGAGCAGTTCCGGGGGAAGATTGACCTCATCTACATTGACCCGCCCTTTGCGGTCGGGGCGGACTTCAC
Encoded proteins:
- a CDS encoding site-specific DNA-methyltransferase, which translates into the protein MSALGKISPYGPDNPHPLSQMKAELVWEGKYDEYGNRRAVRLPSTPLPLQRIETIDEPRDRSTAQRLPFDETSAHCDDFRNMLIWGDNKLAMAALLEQFRGKIDLIYIDPPFAVGADFT